A stretch of Halalkalicoccus subterraneus DNA encodes these proteins:
- a CDS encoding DUF7331 family protein, which yields MSSADHEREGGTDDEQELDAVESVETYEASGDIVFYDVRNPLAWVKTSHAVSLPDQL from the coding sequence ATGTCAAGCGCCGATCACGAACGAGAGGGCGGTACCGACGACGAACAGGAACTCGACGCGGTCGAGTCGGTCGAAACCTACGAGGCCAGTGGCGACATCGTGTTCTATGACGTGCGAAACCCGCTCGCGTGGGTCAAAACGAGCCACGCCGTCTCGCTGCCCGACCAACTCTGA
- a CDS encoding DUF7322 domain-containing protein, which yields MFPDDRSEHEPEEPDLGPEIPAIEPEESEPTLGPETPEAPDVAPEIDGMLGPEGTSTDLLSAFWTLVVLFNVGVLAASVGALFLVFEGRTYLGGGMLAVGLLALGRGIYKYWTLDFDELDTDSD from the coding sequence GTGTTTCCCGACGACCGCTCGGAGCACGAGCCCGAGGAGCCCGATCTAGGCCCCGAGATCCCCGCTATCGAACCCGAGGAGAGCGAACCGACCCTCGGTCCCGAAACCCCGGAGGCGCCGGACGTCGCGCCCGAGATCGACGGGATGCTCGGCCCCGAGGGGACATCGACCGACCTTCTGAGCGCCTTCTGGACCCTCGTCGTCCTGTTCAACGTCGGGGTCCTCGCGGCCAGCGTCGGGGCGCTGTTTCTCGTCTTCGAGGGACGGACCTATCTCGGCGGCGGCATGCTCGCGGTCGGGCTGCTGGCGCTCGGTCGGGGGATCTACAAGTACTGGACCCTCGACTTCGACGAGCTGGACACCGACAGCGACTAA
- a CDS encoding DUF7346 family protein, with the protein MQTVEDVDGSRYLLLKRSEGSSLVRDPGTGEERYVETDSLSAIEGASALELAASEVDEPVRRLLRAVHDDRTLGLLCLLDTGARPVRELLSLDSLCESDFHGLVTELRAAGLIEECEVAGERGYRTTETAREALSSLRDSGGE; encoded by the coding sequence ATGCAGACCGTCGAGGACGTCGATGGCTCGCGGTACCTCCTGCTCAAACGATCCGAGGGATCGAGTCTGGTCCGCGACCCCGGGACGGGCGAGGAGCGATACGTCGAAACCGACTCGTTGTCGGCAATCGAGGGTGCCTCTGCACTCGAACTCGCCGCCAGCGAGGTCGACGAGCCGGTCAGACGACTTCTACGCGCGGTTCACGACGACCGCACGCTCGGCTTGCTCTGTCTTCTGGATACCGGCGCTCGACCGGTACGCGAACTGCTCTCGCTCGATAGCCTCTGTGAGAGCGATTTCCATGGGCTCGTCACGGAGCTCCGGGCGGCGGGGCTGATCGAGGAGTGTGAGGTCGCGGGCGAACGGGGCTACCGAACCACGGAGACGGCGCGCGAGGCACTGTCCTCACTCCGTGACTCCGGCGGCGAGTAG